The nucleotide window GGCGAGGCGTGATGAGGATCCAGCTGCAAGTGGGAATGCTGCCATTGATATGATTAACAGGTGGATGAATGATAAGGGACTGACCTTATCGCTTGAGAAAACCATATTTATTTCCATGACAGGAAGAAAGAGAATCCGGGAGATAACCGTACAGGTTCAGGATTACTGTGTGCGAGCTGAATCTAATATTATGTACTTAGGAATTTGGCTAGACCAAAGAAGGAATTTCTCGGGTGCATGTAAAGGAGACATATACGAAGGCAGAGCTGATGGTAAAAAATCTCAGTAAGCTTTTGGCGAATGCGTTAGGTTCTCGAGCGTCCAAGAGACGGTTGTGTGTTCATCTAGCAAATTCAGTTTTGCTATATGTTGTAGCTTTTTGGGGTAAAGCCATGGCTATTGACAGAAATAGACGTTCTCTTGAAGGGCTTCAAAGACGAATGCAGCCGCGATCGGGTCACGGCTGCGTATTCTTCGGTGTCATCTGAGGTGCTTTTTGTCATTGTGGGTGTTCCACAACTATAACAACTGGCCAAAATGAGGATGAAACTCAGTAGAGGTGTAAACAAGGATGAGGGGTTTAATTATATGATGAGCAACTGGAAAAACAGGTGGAACAACTCAACGAAGGGACGTTGTATCTATCGTTGAATAAGGGATGTAGGACAGTAAACCGGTAGGGAATTTGGTAACTCACTGAACGAAGAATCACTTCATATGATGAGGTCAACGCTGAGAAAACCTTACTCTActttgcagagttggacaaatcgcattatattgagggtattaaaaagttggactTTCCAACTTTAGGTCTAAACATATACtaggatcgtggataccggtgttctttggtggttgggtttcaattaaccacacatctcagaaatggtcgaactgagaatgtacaaggctacacttcatttacactcatacatatcatcctcattcatcctctgaagtattatctaaacggtagttaccagagactaaacaggaaaagaaagaaaaggtctaAACATATCAAATTGCAAAGtgatagatgaaataaataaaaatttctgaaaaaatcttatgttttctttgtcaggGTGTGAACTTTCCAAATGCCTTAATAGTAAAATGAACTAccgaaattaaaatgaaataaattaataggtaattaaaaatagattatgatAATGTGATTTGAAGTACCATGTGAAagttactttttcaatttaaaaatatttttactaaaataaaactaaaaatcctCGAGAATTGTTCTGTAAAATGCGTTTTTTGTCAGAAATGCAAGCGCCCATTGAGCGGAAAGCTTTTTTATATCCAAAACATCTTTCAGTTGGTGGTCATTTTATATGCTGCTGGGTTTTTGGGAAGATTCGTCGGTCGTAAAGGTTTTTGGGCGTTCCAAGCGTTCATCATCTAGAATCAATGTACGGCCACGTTTAGATTCAGCAgctaaattttttactgttaaaaataatcacCCCTgacaaatattgaaattatatggTTGTACTTGTGCATCTCTGTATCAGGAGAGAACCACACAAGTATTAGTACTACGTGTTTGTACgatcgtttattaaaataatgtatgaaattaagtttaaaacaGTAATTCTCAAAACTTCAATATCGCCAAATACATGATTGCAGGTATTAAGAATATATCttacgttttttataatattaaacgtaaattttttttttttacgaaatttcaaGTAGAGTTCATTGTGTAATATTAGTTTACTTTAAATCATCTTTTTATGACTTACGAAGAAATATCTCttcaataatacttttataaattaattatgaagtgaataatttttataaaatactaggatatagtgatgttaaagaattaaaataaaaaacacaaaatctagtatgcatcgtataatttatttttgtttaggatTGATTTATCGAGCAgcgtacaaacaattttttttttttttgaagaagcaTGTTTGTAGTTTCTAGGATATCTGAAACACAaggaaagaatattattaatttctttatggtttttttttattatactatatctACTACCTACTGCAGGCTAATGTAATTTGTTATCcataaaatgtgattttacaaTATACAGAAGTATTCTACGCCTTCAACTGCAGCTAAACACAACAATGTTTCTGTAATAAATGGCAGTTTCCAAGATTGATTTTCATCAAAGTCACTTCCTAAcggaaaattgttgaattttatattaaaatttaatagatataacttttttttctagaataaccTTTTAATGTATTATAGCGGATCATGTTTACATTTACTTCAAATACAAACactcaaaatttcaattgttttattttttcataaattaacaaattatatagttatagatatttaaatatataaaattatcaattaagatatttagatatttaagtaaaaagattttaataattaagagcACATTGTAGTTgataaaatatacagtttaatGGAGTTTTTATACTCAAAAGACAACACAATACtcagtaaataatgttttattagatactTAGACATTAAAcgtagaaatttataaagaaactaCTTCAAAAAAGcttagtttgtaaaattttcattattataactattttagaagaaaacaagaaataaaattttctaaaaataagttaattttgcTCGTACCCGTACTTACTACTTACTGTGGTTTCTTAATACAACAATCCACCGGAACTTACtccctgaaaaataaattgaaagatcttaatatttaccgtaaaaatattattaattatgattaccTTACAGAAATATTAGGTATACCAAATTTTAGCTCAGCTATTAaatagatcatttttttattataaatataccagtgtgtaaatcaaaaatatattttccagtaAATATTCGACAAGTATTAGTTTGTAATCGGATAAACAATAGTAAGTACCCAAATACTTTAAGCAAAATTTCCTAATACACTATATCTTTTATGTTCAGTTATTATTGtgctctttttataaaaaaataatattttactatcacCTTCCATAATTTATCTCATccattgattgattttttttctttggaatcaTTTTAGATTCTACTGAGAAAGGAACGAGCCATAATTATTACGTTTATAAGCATCATATCTTTCCTAATTTTTGCATATTCATTATTAGCTAAAGATAGCATTAGTATGAAAAAAACCATACTTGTGTTAAACACAATCTTTGTTCCTTAACATGTGATACACAAAACCATTCTGGTTTTAATGCTGAAATCAAATCTGAATTCAGAATTTTTACCAtcctacttttttgaaaaattccaaaattaaaattgttggaaTTGTTGATATTATATGATGCATGATTatgaatacatgttttttttattttgtatgatcaCTTTATATTTATGCGCTCAggatatacttttaattttattaatcaattgttTACGATAAACATGGAAGTCATAACACAAACATCACATGTAATCCATCACACTGCTCTGTTTAGGCGTACATGTACAAGATTCATCACGTCTGTACAATTCACTTAACTGTATTAAGTGAATAAACAGTAAAGTCTCATAATGTCTCGTAAGTGTGTAAATGATTTAGCGAGTTTTTGTTACGTGTGTCGTGATAAGatcacaaatgaaaaatattacatctttaattaaaaaagctcaTAAGTTCTGCTTTGACTATAAAATCATTGATCAGGATATGACATGGTCTCCTCATATAccttcaaagaataaaaataaaaggtgttCGACCTGTTGGTGTACCATGATTTGGTGTCCagggtttggcatgaaccaaaagatcacataattgatttttatttctatttaactaATGTGTCTGGAATTTCCAAGAAGTCTAAAGGCACTGTAACCTATACTTCATTGTCATCTACACTCAGATCTGTATCACAATGTGAATTCATTTCAGTTCCCAAGGATCCTGAAAACTTGTTTCGTGAAAACAGGGATGAAGAAGCAGATATTATGTAAGAAGACGATTAGACTTTGTATTATAATCAGTGTAGAATCACAAAGTTAGCTAAATGACTTTGTAAGagatataaacatattaaaaacccAAGCTGAACTTTTTGGTTCAAGACTGTAAGGTAggcatttactaaaaaaaaaataaactactgtcAAAGCTGACAGAAgatatttcttaacattttgctgaagaaaattatttagtttacgtccaaatattttaaatttatttatgttagaaTTAGGGCAAGTTTATGAACGTGAGTAGTAGTGCCTTTTCACTGATTTTTCTAAATATAGCTTAAAAGCAATTTTGATtcactgtaataataaatattttactctattttcaatattttatggaattaatgtgaaagaaacatatgatgttattaaaattgttattaaaaaagtaaactataaaaaacataGTTGAAACCTGTCTGGgcgtttaaaaataacatttcttttgtCAGGCATTTTAGTAAGAATACACAAAAtaccattgttttatttttgattgggACAGCAAAACTAGGGATCAGCATTTTGTAATAAACAGTGAAAAACTCGTGAAACTTGACTCCTGGTAAAATAGCACATTATTCATGAGCCTctatttaaatcagaaaaaaatatttttaccgccgTTTATATGAAActgggattaataaaaaaattttttttaaaaactatgaagACGGCAAATTATTCTTGCACAtaaggcagaaatttccaaaagtaaatgaagaaaacattaaaGAAGGGTTTTTTAATGGGGGGACGGTAATATGGCACTAAAGCCCATTTCCTGCATTCAAATCTGGATTTCTTCCCGCTAAACCTTGTGGCAGTAAGTGATGGACATGATGAACGTTTTCATCAAGATATTTCAGTGCTGGCAAACCGTTACAAAGGCAAATGGAGAGTTAGTATGGTATTGTTGGAATTTAATTCGATATGTACCTGAGGCTACCTACAAAAGGAGAGCatgtgaaaaaagatttaatgtaAGTGTATGACATCCTGTAACATTAGTTACATTACCTTGTGTAGACGTTTATGCCATTTCTACTACACTAAGGAGGATAGAAAGATTCTATTTACATATCTGCAATCTACAAAAAAAACTGAGAGAAAAGCTTCGTTCGCACTTACTTgaagagaaacattaaaacagttttattttgtatatcagtGAAGGTTATACTCTAAATAAGAGACATTTCGTAATGGATCTTGTTTAAGGATACTTCAAAAACTTACAAAATCTCTTTTCGCTTTTCTCaagaacaattttattcaacatttttcttcaggatttttttaaagaaaatatttgcacatagagattacatataaaaagttTTGGAGCGTAGTACAGTACTTGTCAGATTTTCTATTCCAGAACTAACACAAACAGAAAATACTTctcagtttttcagtcaaaaggatgtaatattattcaattttctacTTACTGCTACAGATGATGACTGAGATGATTGGGCTGTAACAACCTGGCTTGATTGCACTGATTCTCCGTAGGCACCGCCAGCACCATAGTAACCGCCGCTACCATAGTAACCACCAGTAGCGCCATAAGCAGCTGATGATGCTGTTCTGGAGCTATACGAGAGTGAGCTGCTGCTGGATGAAATGTAATTGTTCCAGTATGACAAGTATGGGTTGCTGCGGAAATATGCACGTCTGCTCCAGAAGCTTAAACGTGATCGGTAACTTGTAATACTAATGCCCAAGTACTGTCTGTAGGTAAGTGGTGATCTCTGAAAagaagagatttaaatttaaaatctagcATTACAAAGCTGCtgaacattaacaaattttacttcatcatatgcttattatttttaaattcatattatgaactaatgatataaaaatattaaaatttaatgcaacaataaatattaaaaaatctgataaggaaaacacctgacttccttgtaagcctgttaaattgcatttacacaattttttaaaatgataagtacataaaattttatttcattaaaaacttctgatattattgcttttttgttattattgaattattatttatcgtaatttctttttacaatgagaggttaataattattaataaatcaatgtacttaaattaaaaaaaaatgagacccttcccttaagatccaaacatttcattaattaaaattttatttagctatgactcccgaaccaatgaaaataagtacatttatgatacattgttgaaaagctcttaatgagggcttattactgcagttaagaaaaagtccaaaatccaagttttctttggattttgagcgtttttggacatttttggtttagtagattgcaatcaaaaagggaagtccacaactagatgttacaacagtcctaaatccaaaatttcaatatcctacgactaatcgtttttgagttaagcgagatagaTACCTACGCACGgtcgtcacgtcgaaactagtcaaaatggattctgggatggtgaaaatggatatttccgttgaaatcttgaaacccaaatttttcgcgatcacaatcactcctttactttgtacaaggattAATTTACTTCGTACGGACTTTACTTCGTTCCATTGACTAATTAGAACAAAGAATTAGAAAAccaatcaataaatttttcagttctaAAAACCAAATTTGGGAATTACTGTTTTTTTCAATACGTGGTTTATTATTACAGaatcttaatatattatttattacaatatattatatatatttaaaaatatgataaaaacattCTCTGCAAGGTGTCAGAAGtaagtacattatatttatttgctGGTTTGTTAGAATGTGGGAGTTAAATATGTGGCTGTCAAATATTAAAGAAGATTACATCAGAATTTCttatgtattcttttattattttttatattagattcaAAGACTGAACTTATGTTTTCATACAGTTGcctaaatttctatttaattttgttttgcctACTAGGTTTAAAAAAGTACCTTTTTTGTAGTTACGTTCATAGATGCCTACAGTCATAAATGCTCGTAAAGTAGAGCCAAATCGcctcacattttataaaatgtgtttatatctagaaaaatttaagaaaaccaagccgaataataataatagattaattaattatagtaatatccGTATTTTTGGCTTCTGTTTTATAAAAGTCACTTTGCATTGCTTCTGAGTTTacgataaaaatatcttttaacaaaaaataaaacataagatttacaagaatgtttattatttctattacaaatttttaataaaaatattattttaaaaataagatttttaattttaattaacacatccatctgtgtatacagataattttcattatttaaagagATTAGTCCTTAGTAATTGTATGAATAATTAGTCATTACCTTTATAGTTAGATTTAAATATTCCAACTGACTCTGTAGTGGCATTTCATGATTCATTTTCGCAATATCTTGTTAttgtaaattgaattaaattatgatttttaaatttgaatttgtatagctatttatttaatttttataacatattttgtataatatatagttaaaataatattgcatgTTCACTTACCCTGAACAAAATATGTCTGAGAcactgaaaaaagaaagatattgataaattagatcaatgattttagtttttatggATAACATTAATTACCTATTTCATAATACAAGAATGTGTgttatgtacatttttacatttatcatagaaaatttacataatgttAGGCGCTTGTGGTTTAAAGAGTGCTCTTTAAACCAGTCTAAGTTCGAGTGGTTTTCTGCTGGTTTTCCAGGAGATAAaagatcaaattataaaaattaattaattattttaaatacaaaaagagtaaacaaaataatcaaattttattcctATGGATTCCTATGTTCGACTTAGATTAAAAGAACTCgacttagaataatttaaattttatgttcaacTTTAATATTACAAGACTTGTATTAAAAGTCCATTATTGCAaaaacccccccccccaaaaaaaaaaaacaagaaacagtaTATACCACGCGTGTAGTAGGTACCGTGGAAGATTTTATATATCAACAacctgtaagaaataaaaatgggtCGTTACCCAACACTTCTTTTCCTATTTCCAAACGCACATTGTGTGTCGTTTTTGTAAGAGTACTGCGTTTTGGATCATGACTAATccttaattcttttacttttatgtatttttcagaaGTGTTAAGAATATAAACGtggtgaaaattaaaaagtacttctTACTATTGCTCTGGGTAAAAGACAATATATTCTAGAAAATCTCATGATttagaagaatatttattaactgaaatttataatttcattgtttaaattggtaaataaaaattactgttgtaATATACTAAGATAAATAGCGAATCTCTTGAAATTCTTTCGAGAATGAAAGcgattgaaagattttttaaatttttcaatccattttttaAGCCTACTTACTGTAACGTTTGAAAAACCAGTTCAATGATTAAACCCCAAAGACCATGTTTAGACACATGGCCTCAAAGGGTTTGACGATTTGAATATGGATCTCTAACGTCATAGAACTAGTGTGATAATGAATTATTGCTAATGAATGTGTCAACAAATGCTGGTAAACGTTTaagattaaaatcatttcattaagtatacatttgtttttgaaatgaaattataattttgtacttaCCAAGAGAGTTCCTGCTGGATTAATTTGGTAAGCCTAAAAAAAGAGAAGTTTATTAgagtatgatatttttaataataaactattaaaggtagttaataaaaaataagtaattcgaattgaatattaacaataattcctattgttttactaaaaattactttttatgttgttttcatgATGAAAAACTTCCATTAAACTtccattacttaaaattttgacttcactaataaaaataaaaagaaatataacaaaatagtaaCCAGCTATATATGCTATGTCATTATACGAAGAAAACAAGTattgctgttaattttttaatatagtagtgtgtagaattctttaatttttttaaatgttaaaaaagctaccggtaatgttaattttacagaCTCTGCTGAATTCagagtagtataaaaaaataaataatttttcataaaattagatagtttcatttaagaattttttttaacaattcatgaatataaatactacacacacacgcacacacatacacacacacacacacacacacacacacacacacacacacacacacacacacacacacacacacgagtattttttatcacttacggatgaatatagtaatattaaatacttacgTTAAAAATCAATTGAAGGATTGCAGTTTCTGAATATTGTTCGATTGactgaaaagtaaaagaaaagtaaattcaCACAGtcttgaaagaatattttatatcatatgtaAAGTAAATGAAAGATTTCTATGAATAGTCAGAGTGTCTAAGAGTTTgctaattattaacatttgttaattgaaataatactCTATGTATAATTTTAAGCTAAAGTGTTAATAAAGGTTTGGATACTAAGCGATATcggattacttattttttttaaaaatgactgatAATTAAGGTGCATCAGTCGGCACTGTTTCTTGATAACAAATATAACTCCTGAGGAATACTTTTTACTACATAGTCTATCTCTTATACATTACTCttgcaacaaaaaaaacatatgaagctttaattgaaatttcattattcatCTTTTCATATTTCTgacaaataaactgtaaaattttaaactctCTTCTCTAGGGGTTGGCTGAACTATTAATACTGTTCCATCCACTTACATACAATCCATCTTTAATATATGGGCTCGACGTAATAAGGATTGGCATTTTACCAGTGATAAGTCATTAACTTGAGGAGTGTAAAGTTCAGACGGCTAATACACAAAGCTAAATCAGTAATCTGCCTTCCTGACCCGTTTTCGTAGCCCATCATCTGAATTTCCTTAGATGGGATACCCACTAACTTAAAGAATCTTGAAATAGTCCATTAAGAACTGGACTTTGGTTTTATATGCACTTATTTGAATTTCACTATTCTCACACCTCTTTACAAACATGAAATACATACAACATGAAATTAAAGGTACTCGGAATCGATATGATTTTGTAGGtaatatttctttgtaacaacttttagggaattttttttcttctttatagtCTGTATAAGAAGTCCGGCTTTGAGCTGAGATGAGGGTGGATAAAGACTGATCCATTCtaacatataaaactaaattttaaatcagacaattttttaattttaaaaataaaggtactttttattttactgtattacatttgtgtatttgtattatttaaaaaaaaaaaaaaaacaaaaataactacaaaatgttacattgaaacaaaaccaaatatttaatcTGTGTTGTTAAATATAAGTTCTTATTAAAACAACAacggttttttttatgatttatttaaaatcttaacttgaatatttaaaatttaatttaatttttttttagtttacgttTGCTATGCAAACATTTTATGCCAACTGAAATTATCTTACTGACGTACTTATAATTTATgctttgaaacattttattacatattttcattcctgatggaaaaatacaaatatttcattttaaacttgtTTGATTCAAAGTTGTAGCCATTATTACGTCCTATTATCAGAAGCAATTGTTCTTTAAGAAAATTCTACAGTGGGAAATATGATCCTGTTCAGTTgaagtataaagttatttttttaatctaataaatgaaatattaactagtttctttaaaaatagtatgataagtagattgaaatatttacaatttaaagctttattaaaaggatttaCTTACGATTCCAAAGTATCcctgaaaaaagagaaaaaaattattaaaattattagtattaaaattattatttatttattaaaggaaattactGGGTATTtcagtatatacgagtatatttatcaaataaatacataaatagtaAAAAGTAAATCTGAGTTGACTGACTTAAAtcgtaaatattttctaaattagtttaCTGTACAATGTTTAACCAATACTTACGCAGAGAAGTGACTGGTATGACCTGCTTTGCACGAGATATGACtaaaacggaaaaaaaatatatataagaaacattgcaaaaaattagaaaaataaaaaatagaattattacttatattttaacaaattaaaaggtTTTAGATCTTGAAATAGATGAGAAACCTACTATTATATTAGTCAGATctgtagaaaaaactattttttaaataaatatattttttttaataaattttctttatcaaataaataaataaatcaaaaatcagTTTCTTTCTTTgaatagtataattttatgtaaaaaattatgtcattagATAAATCTCTTAATTACTAAtctaaaaattatagattattaagatctcattaaataataaaaagtcaggTACGTGGTTAACACCATTATTTCAATCGGTATCCTCTAGTATGAATCTGACGACCGGTTACATATCTGCACCTGTGGTCGCAAGGGGATTAATTTATCCCATACATGGGTATTACAATATatcatatataagtaaataataatttaattaaatatgtaataagcAGAAGATAAATACAGGTCattaatacacttaaaaataaataaaaaaaaggttcaaagtaagataataagaaataaatatgaaaaataataattccagttGTGAAACAGTGATCTACACCTagctcataattttaaaatttacgaaatagttataatataaacttttatactattataattataattatacttttgtaatcataaattttaaactattataataaacttcgatgttttaaaacttacaataaaggtGGATGATGTGAATGCCGAATAGGTATACAACtgcaacatagaaaaaaaaatagttgatagTATTTCTATAGTTTACATTTTAGAGAATCTACTCGTAGCAagtgcatttacattttattaatattttagataataaaaaagtagtgttatagaataaattttgaaattatggataacaataattgaatttttgtaaattggcGTTAAACTAGTAAACCGCTTAATTTTTAGTAGGtttaaatcttctaatttaataatACGATTTAAATGTATCTTCTTTAATAGTTTTATGGAAGAAATTTTATGTTCCTTGTTAATTAACGTATAATGCTGAATAGGATCActttaaataaaccataaaaaataagaattgttttttaatgttgtaaataaatattatttatcgatcagaattttataaagtacttttactctttataaaatgatggaaacataaaaaataactagttttaatttttaatttttagtgtttttataaaacaattgataattttacaaattaaccaCTCCATTTTAGAAGAATGAGACCTACTCCTTATTCTTATCTGGCATCTTTTGTCTTTGCCACATCACTTAATTCTCtattttatgctaaaaaaaaacctctggtttgataaatgtttattgctttattgtttttaaagttaatgtCCTAGCATTAATTCGTTGTAAGATATTATGGTTATTAAAAACAAtggaatcagattttttttttaaggaataccaacgtttaatatttttattataatattataaaatgggtAACTACAAAGAAATTGACTTACGTATCTGTAGCTGTACCAGGATTGGATCAATTCAAGAGAAGTTCCAGTCATGATGAATctctgtaacaaaaatattacaattagtaaaataaaaaaatatttcataaaattttattacgcgAATTAGtagcttaattttatttcctgtttaaagttttattgttttgttttcctttttatatactCGTTTTTCTGAtgtttccaatttttttgaaaacaaaaattatggttatgtaataagtattacattatattaataatacactataatactaatactaatattagtattttacattaatttatactaGTATAACTGTCGACAATTATactacatttacttttatttagccGTAATTatctactattaatttttaatataaaatagaattctaATAAGCCATAACACTCAccgggaaaaataaataattatttttaggaattgaaaaagatatttttaaaataattaattttttcaatactaaTGATTAGAAAATTATTGGTGTGatgtattattagtaaaaaaagctTACGGCTGATTgagtgaatataatttttattgttcggttatttttatttatttatttgttgcttttttatcaaaatatttacttttaggtTGTTGTGCTAAATGTGTTTGAGAAATATTGAATTACGTTTGTTCattgtttaattgtaaatttcaataaatgtacAATTAAACGTTGAATACCGTTTAATAGTACCCCTGCATTAATTGCgtagagattttatttatttagcaacttTCGTTTACAACACAAGGCCATTTACCGCAAGCTTAAAACGCCATTTTCTTTTGTCAAACACATCATCATCCACTAGTACTCTCATATCCATACCCTCCATAGTTCCATTCATTCATTCTCCCCTGAAACGCTCCCTCTTCTTTTGTCTAGCTGGAATTCACGTCTAGACCTTTCAAGGTATTCTGTTTCCTTTATTCGTC belongs to Lycorma delicatula isolate Av1 chromosome 1, ASM4794821v1, whole genome shotgun sequence and includes:
- the LOC142325544 gene encoding uncharacterized protein LOC142325544 isoform X2; amino-acid sequence: MKFFAVLLCTLALAYGVLGQYSVGYGGIGGAAVGYGAAASESVTESVSSSSVSSASGVAAGGYGYGYGYGGGVAGASYGSSVSAASSTSITTKYNYAETWTHLYQVPFFQGICNLASAATTLEITQSLITQDFDFQSTFSTLWAQNPHLYNYIHGVVGFRATTIQERRFFYSVISQTPGYILRSLQIFSSHPFIFNSPFARFIMTGTSLELIQSWYSYRYLYTYSAFTSSTFISYLVQSRSYQSLLCGYFGISIEQYSETAILQLIFNAYQINPAGTLLCLRHILFRRSPLTYRQYLGISITSYRSRLSFWSRRAYFRSNPYLSYWNNYISSSSSSLSYSSRTASSAAYGATGGYYGSGGYYGAGGAYGESVQSSQVVTAQSSQSSSVAGVSSGGLLY